A region of the Leishmania major strain Friedlin complete genome, chromosome 19 genome:
AggcccgccgcgccgagtgcgcgcgcctgcaggcCAAGTACCCCGGCCACGTCGCCGTGGTTGTCGAGGCGGCCGAAAAGGCCGGCAGCAAGGTGCACttcctcgcgctgccgcgcgacgccaccgtcgccgagctcgaggcggccgtgcgcCAGGCGCtcggcaccagcgccaagAAGGTGACGCTCGCCATCGAGGGCTCCACCCCGGCGGTGACCGCCACGGTCGGCGACATCGCCGACGCCTGCAAGCGGGACGACGGCTTCCTGTACgtgagcgtgcgcaccgaGCAGGCCATGGGCGCCTTTGCGAGTCCGTGCTTCTCCGTCGCTTAGACGCTTGGCTCCCCCGAATGAGAGCGGTGCTTGAGCGGTCGGCaagagcgaggcggagctCTTTCATACTGTCTTCCCCCGTGTTGCCACGCCCTTCCCGCACTTCTGTCTGCCGCGACTCCGAGGTTTCGCACCTCCCTCTAGCAGCCTCTTTTCTGGTGCTCTCGAGTCTCCATTCGTTAGTGATGGTCCGTCCGCTGTCTCGGCTCAGCCGACTACACACATTCTGCGTATCCCGGGACTACTGCTGGCATGGATGGCCCGTGTTTGCTT
Encoded here:
- the ATG8B.9 gene encoding putative ATG8/AUT7/APG8/PAZ2 yields the protein MSAYHSSNPVEARRAECARLQAKYPGHVAVVVEAAEKAGSKVHFLALPRDATVAELEAAVRQALGTSAKKVTLAIEGSTPAVTATVGDIADACKRDDGFLYVSVRTEQAMGAFASPCFSVA